One Rhododendron vialii isolate Sample 1 chromosome 2a, ASM3025357v1 genomic region harbors:
- the LOC131315984 gene encoding uncharacterized protein LOC131315984, with protein sequence MGRGKFKGKPTGRRQFSTPEEMLAGTSARPRTFKQAEAKEEEEERSEEESGEESEEESEKRKGTQGVIEIENPNLVKPKTLKARDVDIEKTTELSRREREEIEKQKAHERYMRMQEQGKTEQARKDLDRLALIRQQRAEAAKKREEEKAAKEQKKVEARK encoded by the exons atggggagaGGAAAGTTCAAGGGCAAGCCTACCGGTCGACGCCAGTTCTCCACTCCTGAAGAGATGC TTGCTGGTACGTCGGCTCGTCCTCGCACATTTAAACAG GCAGAAGccaaagaggaggaggaagagagatCTGAGGAAGAATCTGGAGAGGAGTCTGAGGAAGAATCTGAA AAGCGGAAGGGCACCCAAGGTGTTATTGAGATTGAGAATCCTAATTTGGTGAAGCCAAAGACCTTGAAAGCTAGGGATGTTGAT ATTGAGAAAACGACTGAACTCTCAAGACGTGAGAG GGAAGAGATAGAGAAGCAGAAAGCTCATGAGAGGTACATGAGGATGCAAGAACAAGGGAAAACAGAACAAGCAAGGAAAGATTTAG ATCGGTTGGCGCTTATACGACAACAAAGGGCTGAGGCTGCCAAAAAacgagaagaagaaaaagcag CCAAAGAACAGAAGAAAGTTGAAGCTCGCAAATGA
- the LOC131315986 gene encoding seipin-2 isoform X1, whose amino-acid sequence MEHFQSTATTANDDNDHFFDALDDFPFYDCVDTIEPNSGPTSHPEAAAAASSLERKPSPEIPQPSGLQRRRSWSQHVRNDAAGNDSKNSNHNSTVSRHSTSRVERKYRVSRSLKENERAGERPDSIRSVDEKTKERPDSSRSVNEETKENSTVTTVDDDRVDEPAGVESASGGANERSFTFLFVLAGLLIKAIAFQTSLLVNFVTFPIWLLYCGYTFVIDPFRAVRHAREYGMARVLRMWGIIGDTVTPFVYEWLKEHKSVWRMALRFGWGFLWASYVCVVLITLLVSAFVVSGFMVRHLVEEPIQRKETLTFDYTKNSPVAHVRLISCPGEPRGVTNTENIGLENVGAPRVIPPKHKLQVTVALTLPESDYNRNLGIFQVRVDFLSASGKALASSSKPCMLRFKSEPVRLLLTFLKVVPLLTGYSSESQTVNVKFRGFTEGDNPTACLRVMIEQRAEFRPGAGAPQIYDASLTLESELPLPKRIIWYWKKTVFIWIGMSTLTMELLFMLLFCRPIIMPSIRPRDGSANRSTLQNHHPAQR is encoded by the exons ATGGAACACTTCCAATCAACCGCCACCACCGCCAACGACGACAACGACCATTTTTTCGACGCACTCGACGATTTCCCCTTCTACGATTGCGTCGACACGATCGAACCAAACTCAGGCCCAACTTCTCATCCAGAAgctgccgccgccgcctcctCGCTCGAACGAAAGCCTTCGCCGGAGATTCCCCAACCCTCCGGCCTCCAGCGCCGGCGTTCGTGGTCTCAGCACGTCCGAAACGACGCCGCCGGTAACGATTCGAAGAATTCTAACCATAATTCTACCGTAAGTCGCCATTCCACGTCACGCGTGGAGAGAAAGTATAGGGTTTCCAGAAGTttgaaggaaaatgagagggcAGGTGAAAGACCTGATTCGATCCGTAGCGTAGATGAGAAGACGAAAGAGAGACCTGATTCGAGCCGTAGTGTAAATGAGGAGACGAAAGAGAATTCGACGGTTACGACCGTAGATGATGATAGAGTCGACGAGCCAGCAGGAGTAGAATCGGCTTCCGGCGGAGCTAATGAACGTTCATTTACTTTCCTATTTGTCTTAGCTGGATTGCTGATCAAGGCAATCGCGTTTCAAACAAGTTTATTAGTGAATTTTGTCACATTTCCAATATGGTTGCTCTACTGCGGATACACGTTTGTCATTGATCCGTTTCGAGCTGTTAGGCACGCTAGAGAGTACGGGATGGCTAGAGTGTTGAGAATGTGGGGTATTATAGGGGATACTGTTACGCCGTTTGTGTATGAATGGTTGAAGGAACACAAATCTGTATGGAGAATGGCTTTGCGGTTTGGTTGGGGGTTTCTTTGGGCGTCTTATGTGTGTGTTGTTTTGATTACTTTGTTGGTATCGGCGTTTGTTGTTAGTGGTTTTATGGTGAGGCATTTGGTGGAGGAGCCTATTCAGAGGAAGGAGACACTTACTTTTGATTACACGAAGAATAGTCCCGTTGCACATGTGCGGCTCATATCTTGTCCAGGGGAGCCTCGTGGTGTGACAAATACAGAAAATATTGGGTTGGAGAATGTTGGGGCACCACGGGTTATACCTCCAAAACACAAATTGCAAGTCACTGTTGCATTGACATTGCCAGAGTCAGATTACAATAGAAATCTTGGGATATTTCAG GTTAGGGTTGACTTCCTCTCTGCTAGTGGTAAAGCCCTTGCAAGTTCGAGCAAACCATGTATGTTGCGATTCAAGAGCGAGCCTGTCCGCCTTCTCCTCACTTTCCTTAAGGTCGTTCCTCTTCTCACTGGCTATTCATCAGAATCACAGACTGTGAATGTAAAATTTAGAGGGTTCACTGAAGGAGACAATCCCACTGCCTGTTTGAGGGTAATGATCGAACAAAGGGCAGAATTCCGGCCTGGAGCCGGTGCACCACAAATATACGATGCATCATTAACCCTTGAGTCGGAACTACCTCTGCCAAAAAGAATTATATGGTACtggaaaaaaacagtttttatatGGATTGGCATGAGTACATTGACAATGGAGTTGCTGTTTATGCTACTCTTCTGCAGACCTATTATCATGCCCAGCATAAGGCCTAGAGATGGTTCTGCCAACCGTAGCACTTTGCAAAACCATCACCCAGCTCAAAGGTAG
- the LOC131315986 gene encoding seipin-2 isoform X2 encodes MEHFQSTATTANDDNDHFFDALDDFPFYDCVDTIEPNSGPTSHPEAAAAASSLERKPSPEIPQPSGLQRRRSWSQHVRNDAAGNDSKNSNHNSTVSRHSTSRVERKYRVSRSLKENERAGERPDSIRSVDEKTKERPDSSRSVNEETKENSTVTTVDDDRVDEPAGVESASGGANERSFTFLFVLAGLLIKAIAFQTSLLVNFVTFPIWLLYCGYTFVIDPFRAVRHAREYGMARVLRMWGIIGDTVTPFVYEWLKEHKSVWRMALRFGWGFLWASYVCVVLITLLVSAFVVSGFMVRHLVEEPIQRKETLTFDYTKNSPVAHVRLISCPGEPRGVTNTENIGLENVGAPRVIPPKHKLQVTVALTLPESDYNRNLGIFQAYFGHKLWTIRTSLNRPLSQSGQLLFDQKMNHIDIKQRRKKRFLMQDFMTRTGV; translated from the exons ATGGAACACTTCCAATCAACCGCCACCACCGCCAACGACGACAACGACCATTTTTTCGACGCACTCGACGATTTCCCCTTCTACGATTGCGTCGACACGATCGAACCAAACTCAGGCCCAACTTCTCATCCAGAAgctgccgccgccgcctcctCGCTCGAACGAAAGCCTTCGCCGGAGATTCCCCAACCCTCCGGCCTCCAGCGCCGGCGTTCGTGGTCTCAGCACGTCCGAAACGACGCCGCCGGTAACGATTCGAAGAATTCTAACCATAATTCTACCGTAAGTCGCCATTCCACGTCACGCGTGGAGAGAAAGTATAGGGTTTCCAGAAGTttgaaggaaaatgagagggcAGGTGAAAGACCTGATTCGATCCGTAGCGTAGATGAGAAGACGAAAGAGAGACCTGATTCGAGCCGTAGTGTAAATGAGGAGACGAAAGAGAATTCGACGGTTACGACCGTAGATGATGATAGAGTCGACGAGCCAGCAGGAGTAGAATCGGCTTCCGGCGGAGCTAATGAACGTTCATTTACTTTCCTATTTGTCTTAGCTGGATTGCTGATCAAGGCAATCGCGTTTCAAACAAGTTTATTAGTGAATTTTGTCACATTTCCAATATGGTTGCTCTACTGCGGATACACGTTTGTCATTGATCCGTTTCGAGCTGTTAGGCACGCTAGAGAGTACGGGATGGCTAGAGTGTTGAGAATGTGGGGTATTATAGGGGATACTGTTACGCCGTTTGTGTATGAATGGTTGAAGGAACACAAATCTGTATGGAGAATGGCTTTGCGGTTTGGTTGGGGGTTTCTTTGGGCGTCTTATGTGTGTGTTGTTTTGATTACTTTGTTGGTATCGGCGTTTGTTGTTAGTGGTTTTATGGTGAGGCATTTGGTGGAGGAGCCTATTCAGAGGAAGGAGACACTTACTTTTGATTACACGAAGAATAGTCCCGTTGCACATGTGCGGCTCATATCTTGTCCAGGGGAGCCTCGTGGTGTGACAAATACAGAAAATATTGGGTTGGAGAATGTTGGGGCACCACGGGTTATACCTCCAAAACACAAATTGCAAGTCACTGTTGCATTGACATTGCCAGAGTCAGATTACAATAGAAATCTTGGGATATTTCAG GCTTATTTTGGCCATAAACTATGGACAATAAGAACTTCTTTGAATCGTCCACTATCACAATCTGGGCAACTACTATTTGATCAGAAAATGAATCACATAGATATTAAgcagagaagaaagaaaaggttTCTGATGCAAGATTTCATGACAAGGACAGGTGTTTAG